In Oxalobacteraceae bacterium OTU3CINTB1, the sequence TGGACCACGACCGGGTTGCAGTGGCCCAGCGAAGCCACGGCGATGCCGGACGTGAAGTCCAGATAGTGTTTGCCATTCTGGTCCCACAGGTCCAGGCCAGCGCCTCGGACCGGAACCATCGCTGCGGGTGCGTAGGTAGGCACCAGGACTTCATCAAAAGTCTGACGAGTCACAGGACGGGTCGTTACGGTCGTATCTAGCTTGGCGTTCATGGCATTCCCTATCAATGTTTAGTGGGGCGACCAGCAGAAATCCGCTGACGTTGCGCCATTATAGGCATCACCGCAAAACCCATCTTTCGGATACGCGACAGGCATTTTCAAATTCGTCACGCCGCCACCGCTGCGCCATAGGGAAGGCGGCCATATTTGTTGACATCGCGACACTCTGCATGTTATTTTTCTTTTAACAATAATGGGAGCGCTTCCATTCCGGCGGGCGGCCCAAGGCGTGCGGACGCCAACCACCACGGAAGACATCTTCATGTTTCAAAACAAGAAATTCACATTTGGCGCGTTTGCCATCGCGGCGGCGCTGATGGCGGCGCAAGCCCAGGCCAGCGAGGCCACGCTCAAGGACGGCAAGCTGGCGATCGACACGCTGCCGTTCACCCTCGAATCGCAGCTCGACCTGGGCGCGGCCAGCGTCAAGGACAAGACGCTGGTGTTACAGGCCAAAAAGGGCACCGACTTGTACGCCAACACGGACGGCACCGAGATCGCCGACAGAACGCCGCGCGTGCTGTTCCAGCCGGTGGGCGACTTCATCTTCTCGGCCAAGGTCACCGCCGGTGTCAACCATGCGTTCAACGGCGGCGCGCTGATCGTCTACAACGACAAGGCCAACTGGGCCAAGCTGCTGTTCGAATTCGCCAAGACCGGCGCGGCGGGCATCTCCTCCACCGTGGCCAAGGGCGTCGGCGACGACGCGCACCATGGCGTGCGCACTGGCGACGCGGTCTACCTGAAGGTGCTGCGGCGCAAGGACATGTTTGTGTTCTACACCTCGCCGGACGGGCGCGACTGGAGCATGGTGCGCAGCTTTAGCCTGCCGGGGGCGGCCACCGCGAAGGTCGGCTTCTCGTCGCAATCGCCGGCCGGCGACGGCTTCAGCGCGCAGTTTTCCGATATCAAGTTCCGGAACGCCACCTTCAAAGATTTTTGGCAAGGGGAGTAAGGACGAGCCGCTCAGCCCGGCCGGTTGGCAAGCTTGCGCTGGCGCTCCTCGCGTGGCGTGTTGCCGAACAGCGCCCCAAAGGCGGTCGAAAAATGCGAGCCGGACGAGAAGCCGCACATCAGCCCGACCTGGACGATCGAGTGGTTGGTCTCAAGTAGCAGTTGCCGCGCGCGTTGCAGCCTGAGCTCCAGGTAGTAGCGCGACGGCAGGCTGTTCAGGTATTGCTTGAACAGGCGCTCCAACTGGCGGCGCGACAGCCCGACCAGGTTGGCGATGTCGTCGGTCGACAGCGGCTCCTCGATATTCGTTTCCATCAACGTCACCGCCTCGGACAGGCGCGGCTGCAGCGCGCCGAAGCGGGCCTGCAACGCCACCCGCTGGCGCTCCTCGTGGCCACGCACGCGCTCGATGCACAGCGCCTCCTTGATGGCCGCCTGCACCGTCGCGCCGAACAGGCTTTCGATCAGGGTCAGCGAGAAATCGATGCTGGCGGCGCCGCCGCAACAACTCAGGTGGCGCCCGTCGAGCTCGAACAAGTGCGGGGTCAGGATCGCGCGGTCGTTGATGTGCTCGGTATCGGCGTACAAGGCCCACGGCAGCGCCACGCGCACGCCCGCCATCACGCCCGCCTCGGCCAGCCACAGCACGCCGGCGCCGACGCCGCCCCAGTAGTCGGCCGCGCGGCAGCGCTCGATCACGGCGCGGCTCAGCTCTGGCGCCATCGGCGCCTGGTTCTCGTCGGCCACCAGCAGCGCCAGGTGGTGTTGGCCGGGCTGGGCCGGCACCAGCTGCGCCGGTGTCAGGGTTTCCAGATGCAAGGCGTCCTTGCCGAGGATGGTCGCGGCCAGCCGCAGCGGCTGCACCAGCCCGGCCCAGGTGATGGCGTCGGCCTCGCCCGCGTTCACCAGCAGCATGCGCAGCGGCCGTTGCTGGGCGAGCGGAGTAAGGTTAGCGAAGGACATCGGGCATCGTCATGGTCGGGTGGCTATTCGGGCGCCAGCGCGGCGGCCGGACGCTCGGTGCTCCACTGGCTGACGATCATACCGGAGATCAACAGCACCGCGCCGAGCAGGCCGTTCCACGCCAGCGTCTCGCCCAGCCAGAAATAGGCGAAGATCGCCGCGCAGCCGGGCTCGAAGGCGTAGATCACGGCCGCCTCGTTGGCGCTGCTGTGGCGCTGGCCCCAGGTTTGCAGCGAGATGATCGCTGCCGTGGCCACCACGCCCAGGTAGACGATGTTGACGGCGTACGTCTCCAGACCGGTGCGGATGTAGCTCAGGTAGTTGGGCAGGTCCTCGGCCCGCTCGGCCGCGCCCAGCGGCACCTCGCGCAGCAGCAGCCATATGGCCGAGCACACCGCGACCGTGACGATTTGCGACGCCGTCAGCACCATCAGCTTCTCGACCTTGCGCGTGGTCGACGCCATCAGCACCACATAAATGCCGAAAAACACCGCGCACAGCATCGCCAGCGTGTCGCCGCGACCCCAGACGAAACCTCCCTCCCAGCACAACGCGAACAGGCCGGCCAGCGCCAGCACCAGCGCGATGACAATGCGGCGCTCCAGCATTTTCCCCATCAGCACGCCGATCAGCGGCGGCACCAGGACGTTCAGGCCGGTGACGAAGGCGTTGCGGTTGGAGGTGGTCAGCGCCAGGCCTTCGATTTGAAAGACGTAGCACAGAAACAACACGGCGCCGGCCAGCACGCCCCAGCGCACATCGTTCCATTTGGCGCGCCACAGGAAGGGCAGCAGCAACAGGCTGGCGATGGCGAAGCGGCTCAGCACGATCCAGCTGGCGGACAGATAGCCGGTCATGTCCTTCATCGCCGGAAAAGTGGTGCCCCAGACCAGGGTCACGATGAGCAACGCGGCGACGCCGCGCAAGTGGTGTGGCATGGTTTTTATTATCAACTATGTTAGAAATTACTGTGGCGCATAGTGTACCCGGCCAAGCCGCAAATTGCGAACCAGCTATAATCACGGTCTATGGGTGAACGATATCTGAAAAGTATCCGGTTGCTGGCCGAGTGCATGCAGGGCTTTGAACGGCTCTCGAGCGAACGGGCACGCCAGAGCGGTCTGACGCATCCGCAGTTCGACATTATCGCCACGCTGGGCAACACGCCCGGCATGTCGTATAAGGAACTGGGCGAGAAAACGCTGATCACCAAGGGCACGCTGACCGGCGTGATCGAACGGCTGGAACAGAAAGGGCTGGTGGAGCGTCAGCGCAACGACTGCGACAAGCGTTCTTTCTTTGTCCGCCTGACGGCCGACGGCGAGGCGACGTTCAACGCCGCCTTTCCCAAGATGATGGAGATGGGCAGGAATCTGTTCACGGACTACCGCGAGGAAGATCTCGCGGCCCTTGAAAAACACCTGTCCAAGCTCAAAACTGTGATCATGGCCGGCCATCCCGGATGCCCGTCCACCCCCGACCCAACCAAGGAAAACATTTGAAAACGACTCTGCTCGAAGGCAAAAAGCCAGCCAAATTCGACAAACACATCATCGGCAACCTGCTGCTCAACGTCGACACCCCGGACGAGGTGCGCAAGGAAAAGCTGCTGATCGGCGTGCGCAACGAAGACGGCGAGATCTACCGCCTGATCGGCGCCACCAAGCACAATAGCTTCATGAATGCCGTCGAGGAGCTGTTCGACCTCGGCCTGACCGACGAACTGCAGGATTCCGACGACATCGTCGAGGGCTGCGACGCCATCTTCAGCGAACAGCAGTAATCCCGCAGCCGCCCTGGCGGCGGCGCGGTGTCGGCGGGTGTGGCGCGGCAGGAAAGTATTTTTCGGATAAGTGCTCCAAGGCAATATTCGGGAGTATAATTTTTGTGATGGACAGACTCGACGCCTTCAAAGCTATCGCCGCTCAAGCGAGCCGGGGAGAACTGACGTTCCCGGCCAATGTCAACGCCTCGCTGCGGCTGCAGCAGGCGCTGAGCGACCCGGACTGCCACGTCGAAGCGGCGGCCAAACTCATCCAGGCAGACCCGTTGCTGGCCGCGCGCAGCGTCGCCATCGCCAACTCGGTCGCCTACAACCGTTCCGGTACCGAAATCTCCAGCGTGCGCGCGGCCGTCCAGCGGCTCGGCGTGCGCACCTTGCAATCGCTGGTGGCGGCGTTGATCGTGCGCCAGA encodes:
- a CDS encoding DMT family transporter, with amino-acid sequence MPHHLRGVAALLIVTLVWGTTFPAMKDMTGYLSASWIVLSRFAIASLLLLPFLWRAKWNDVRWGVLAGAVLFLCYVFQIEGLALTTSNRNAFVTGLNVLVPPLIGVLMGKMLERRIVIALVLALAGLFALCWEGGFVWGRGDTLAMLCAVFFGIYVVLMASTTRKVEKLMVLTASQIVTVAVCSAIWLLLREVPLGAAERAEDLPNYLSYIRTGLETYAVNIVYLGVVATAAIISLQTWGQRHSSANEAAVIYAFEPGCAAIFAYFWLGETLAWNGLLGAVLLISGMIVSQWSTERPAAALAPE
- a CDS encoding helix-turn-helix domain-containing protein; protein product: MSFANLTPLAQQRPLRMLLVNAGEADAITWAGLVQPLRLAATILGKDALHLETLTPAQLVPAQPGQHHLALLVADENQAPMAPELSRAVIERCRAADYWGGVGAGVLWLAEAGVMAGVRVALPWALYADTEHINDRAILTPHLFELDGRHLSCCGGAASIDFSLTLIESLFGATVQAAIKEALCIERVRGHEERQRVALQARFGALQPRLSEAVTLMETNIEEPLSTDDIANLVGLSRRQLERLFKQYLNSLPSRYYLELRLQRARQLLLETNHSIVQVGLMCGFSSGSHFSTAFGALFGNTPREERQRKLANRPG
- a CDS encoding MarR family transcriptional regulator → MQGFERLSSERARQSGLTHPQFDIIATLGNTPGMSYKELGEKTLITKGTLTGVIERLEQKGLVERQRNDCDKRSFFVRLTADGEATFNAAFPKMMEMGRNLFTDYREEDLAALEKHLSKLKTVIMAGHPGCPSTPDPTKENI
- a CDS encoding DUF1349 domain-containing protein, which produces MFQNKKFTFGAFAIAAALMAAQAQASEATLKDGKLAIDTLPFTLESQLDLGAASVKDKTLVLQAKKGTDLYANTDGTEIADRTPRVLFQPVGDFIFSAKVTAGVNHAFNGGALIVYNDKANWAKLLFEFAKTGAAGISSTVAKGVGDDAHHGVRTGDAVYLKVLRRKDMFVFYTSPDGRDWSMVRSFSLPGAATAKVGFSSQSPAGDGFSAQFSDIKFRNATFKDFWQGE